CCCCAGATACGAAGCGTACGCGGCGCACGCTCTCTCCCTATATATACAAGCACATATaaacatatatatgtacgtGGGCACGACCTCATGCAATGAGCGAGAGCACcgctgagctgcagcgggcCAGACGCCGCTACAAAGCGCTTGTTCGCGAGCGGGGGTCGCTAGCGAGCTCTGGCGCCAGCGATCCTGTGGTCGAGGAGGAAATCCGCAAGCTAGAGGAAAAGTACGCAGAGCTGAAGCCGCATTCGCCGCCACCCCTGCCGGACCACCGCGCTGCGATATCTGCACCTGTCGCACCTTCCGCCACTAGCGAGGAGGTTGCAAAGCCGTCGTTGGCTATGGCACCCTCTGCCTCCCCGTCGACCGAACTGCACCCCGCACCCTCCATGCCGCAGCCGTGCGCTCCGATGGACGAGGTGTGCGTTGAGGCTGTGAATGCAGATCAGCAGGCTCGCGCGGCACAATCGAGGGCCGGCGCGCAGCTTCCGGCCAAGCTCGGCAGCCACcttgctctcttcttcctccggTTGTTCAACGAAGCACACCAAAAATCGCTCCTCGGCTGCTGGAACTGCGCAGCCATCGCAGCCCTTTcgatcgccgtcgccgtgttGCACTGCACGGTGCTTGACCCGTCGTCTACAACCGGCTCCCTCATCAcgccttcttttttgtgttgCCTCGTGCACGCCAACAATCTTGCATCCCTGTACACGCAGCACAGACGACGGCTGAATGTTCCCATGCTCGTTGTGTACGTCT
Above is a window of Leishmania major strain Friedlin complete genome, chromosome 1 DNA encoding:
- a CDS encoding conserved hypothetical protein (previous protein_id=AAC24642.1), which codes for MSESTAELQRARRRYKALVRERGSLASSGASDPVVEEEIRKLEEKYAELKPHSPPPLPDHRAAISAPVAPSATSEEVAKPSLAMAPSASPSTELHPAPSMPQPCAPMDEVCVEAVNADQQARAAQSRAGAQLPAKLGSHLALFFLRLFNEAHQKSLLGCWNCAAIAALSIAVAVLHCTVLDPSSTTGSLITPSFLCCLVHANNLASLYTQHRRRLNVPMLVVYVCLDAVPSLALDLVVYNLSLTLMGFCGLHPASFVC